In Spiroplasma chinense, a single window of DNA contains:
- a CDS encoding nuclear transport factor 2 family protein, with amino-acid sequence MTKIEIMNKFYDAFSKADWKTMNSLYATDVVFEDNAFGELDHKKVTSMWQMLLENKESMDFSFQIIKVDGVDCVNWVTKYEFGPKRNKVTNSVIAKMEIENDKIIYHKDEFDFKVWAKQAIGFAGKLFGGKKWFQRKIQQAANQKLDQFMGK; translated from the coding sequence ATGACAAAAATTGAAATTATGAATAAGTTTTATGATGCTTTTTCAAAGGCTGATTGAAAAACTATGAACTCTCTTTATGCAACTGATGTTGTCTTTGAAGACAATGCCTTTGGGGAATTAGATCACAAAAAAGTTACATCTATGTGACAAATGCTTTTAGAAAACAAAGAAAGCATGGACTTTAGTTTTCAAATAATTAAAGTTGATGGTGTTGATTGTGTAAATTGAGTGACCAAATATGAATTTGGTCCAAAAAGAAATAAAGTTACAAATTCAGTAATTGCTAAAATGGAAATTGAAAACGATAAAATTATTTATCACAAAGATGAATTTGACTTTAAAGTTTGAGCAAAACAAGCTATTGGTTTTGCAGGAAAATTATTTGGAGGAAAAAAATGATTCCAAAGAAAAATTCAACAAGCTGCAAATCAGAAATTAGACCAATTTATGGGTAAATAA
- a CDS encoding substrate-binding domain-containing protein encodes MKKLMSILGTISVVGSTVTAVVACGEKGDLITFVTPETSNEYFTTLENAAKKYVRSKYKNIYKVGTARSNNDVAVEQTNLETAISSGSKGIMFVPVKTDGSAGAEKVAANGTIPFAAVDRLLSPEAGVKVDSSFYTDGALASESMAHELYDVMVDGRADIKYGDQIETIYIKGDESADSTISRHKGFMIDAVFDEKMVEKAKEAGNDTVKVGDNLFVLPEGVKQASWVGTEMEPPNGMALVNANPGDVAKAKLVISMNDPMAGGAMEAIKGNATLSPMLQPKSGDKIGLIVVGFDAQDSIRKQINEWAENKANVFASVAQNPVLMAEKAVQFIIDEIENDRPNKDSDKKEPIDTENIIATKLTT; translated from the coding sequence ATGAAAAAATTAATGAGTATACTCGGGACAATTTCGGTTGTTGGATCAACAGTAACTGCTGTAGTTGCGTGTGGTGAAAAAGGTGATTTAATCACTTTTGTAACACCCGAAACTTCAAATGAATATTTTACAACTTTGGAAAATGCAGCAAAAAAATATGTTAGAAGTAAATATAAAAACATTTATAAAGTAGGGACAGCTCGTAGTAATAACGACGTTGCTGTAGAACAAACAAATTTAGAAACAGCAATTTCTTCAGGTTCAAAAGGAATTATGTTTGTTCCAGTTAAAACAGATGGTTCAGCAGGAGCTGAAAAAGTAGCTGCAAATGGAACAATTCCATTTGCAGCAGTTGATAGATTGTTGTCACCAGAAGCAGGTGTTAAAGTTGATTCATCATTCTATACAGATGGTGCATTAGCAAGTGAATCAATGGCGCATGAACTATATGATGTAATGGTAGATGGTAGAGCAGATATCAAATATGGAGATCAAATCGAAACTATTTACATCAAAGGAGACGAATCTGCAGATAGTACAATAAGTAGACATAAAGGATTTATGATTGATGCTGTTTTTGATGAAAAAATGGTTGAAAAAGCAAAAGAAGCTGGAAATGATACTGTTAAAGTTGGAGATAATCTATTTGTCCTTCCAGAAGGTGTAAAACAAGCTTCTTGAGTGGGAACAGAAATGGAACCGCCAAATGGAATGGCTCTTGTAAATGCAAATCCAGGTGATGTAGCAAAAGCTAAATTAGTAATTTCAATGAATGACCCTATGGCTGGAGGAGCTATGGAAGCTATTAAAGGTAATGCAACATTAAGTCCAATGCTTCAACCTAAATCAGGAGATAAAATTGGATTAATAGTTGTTGGATTTGATGCACAAGATTCTATACGTAAACAAATTAATGAATGAGCTGAAAATAAAGCTAATGTTTTTGCAAGCGTTGCACAAAACCCAGTATTAATGGCTGAGAAAGCTGTTCAATTTATTATTGATGAAATTGAAAATGATAGACCAAACAAAGATTCTGATAAAAAAGAACCTATAGATACAGAAAATATCATTGCAACAAAATTAACTACTTAA
- a CDS encoding sugar ABC transporter ATP-binding protein — MSNLVNERIKDTPILELKNISKSFGPVRALNEVNLRLFPGKVTAVIGENGAGKSTLMNIISGVHKKTNGQMFLNNYIYEPKSIKHAEKMGISIIHQELLTIPYMTVMDNIFLGSEIYTIFGSINYSKQASVIRDTFNRLGVGIEPHKLIGELTVAEQQMVEIAKAIIKKSNVILMDEPTSSLSEKETASLFKTIHRLKNENIAIAYISHRLQELPEISDYLTIIRDGQYMGEYILGDIDEEEMINKMVGREIKERYPAKFESENKVEILKIKNWGNDYSKNINFSINSGEILGFSGLIGAGRSELFKSIVGEIKKNSGNIFMNDKVKKIRNTNSAIKNGIYYVTEDRKVEGLIIEQTIKFNISLSSLSGIQNKLTRSISTLKENRKVYELFKETTIKAPNFNYRINQLSGGNQQKVLIAKSLMSNPSILILDEPTRGVDVGARREIYDLISKMKKEHNTAIVIISSDLPEIIGLCDRVLVMKDGQITKEIIDKKDFTQDEIIKYAI, encoded by the coding sequence ATGAGTAACTTAGTCAATGAAAGAATTAAAGATACACCTATATTAGAATTAAAAAATATCTCAAAAAGTTTTGGACCAGTTAGGGCATTGAACGAAGTTAATCTTCGACTATTCCCAGGAAAAGTCACTGCTGTAATTGGTGAAAACGGTGCAGGAAAATCAACTTTAATGAATATAATTTCTGGAGTTCATAAAAAAACAAATGGACAAATGTTTTTAAACAATTACATTTATGAACCCAAAAGCATTAAACATGCAGAAAAAATGGGAATTTCAATAATTCACCAAGAATTATTAACAATTCCTTACATGACAGTTATGGACAATATTTTCCTAGGCAGTGAAATTTACACAATTTTTGGATCTATAAATTATTCAAAACAAGCATCTGTTATTAGAGATACTTTTAACAGATTGGGAGTTGGCATAGAACCTCACAAATTAATTGGTGAATTAACAGTTGCCGAACAACAGATGGTAGAAATTGCCAAAGCTATTATAAAAAAATCAAACGTTATTTTAATGGATGAACCAACAAGCTCTTTGAGTGAAAAAGAAACCGCTTCGTTATTCAAAACAATTCATAGATTGAAAAATGAAAATATTGCAATTGCATATATATCACATAGACTACAAGAGTTACCTGAAATCAGTGACTACTTAACTATAATTCGTGATGGACAATATATGGGTGAATATATTTTAGGAGATATCGATGAAGAAGAAATGATAAATAAAATGGTTGGTAGAGAAATTAAAGAAAGATATCCAGCAAAATTTGAATCAGAAAATAAAGTTGAAATCTTGAAAATAAAAAATTGAGGAAATGATTATTCAAAAAATATTAATTTCTCAATTAATTCTGGAGAAATTCTTGGATTTTCAGGATTAATAGGAGCTGGAAGAAGTGAATTATTTAAATCAATTGTTGGTGAAATTAAAAAAAATTCGGGAAATATTTTTATGAATGATAAAGTTAAAAAAATTAGAAACACAAATTCAGCAATTAAAAACGGTATTTACTATGTAACAGAAGATAGAAAAGTAGAAGGTTTAATTATTGAACAGACAATTAAGTTTAATATTTCCTTATCGTCTTTGAGTGGAATTCAAAATAAACTAACAAGAAGTATTTCGACTTTAAAAGAAAATAGAAAAGTTTATGAACTATTTAAAGAGACTACAATTAAAGCACCAAACTTTAATTATAGAATTAACCAACTTTCTGGTGGTAATCAGCAAAAAGTTCTTATTGCAAAATCATTAATGTCAAATCCATCTATTTTAATACTGGATGAACCTACTCGTGGAGTAGATGTTGGTGCTAGACGTGAAATATATGATTTAATTTCAAAAATGAAAAAAGAACATAACACAGCCATAGTAATAATTTCATCAGACTTACCAGAAATAATTGGTTTATGTGATCGAGTTTTAGTCATGAAAGATGGACAAATCACAAAAGAAATAATAGATAAAAAAGATTTTACGCAAGACGAAATAATCAAATATGCAATTTAA
- the iolC gene encoding 5-dehydro-2-deoxygluconokinase, producing the protein MSLKINKNKKIDVSVIGRVTIDFNPTDYYNTLDKNKNFNMYLGGSAGNIVVGLLRYKRNVNFISRISNDQFGTFIKNYYINEGLDIGQLQIDNELKTGLTFTEMLNDKQSNILMYREAVADLNIQFNEINYENIRESKLTLISGVSLAKDPARKSCLEVAKIASDNDSVVVFDLDYRPYTWKNREEIHNTYKKVARISKILIGSEEEFNFLLERDAQSDKDYENLFRDLFKNNSAEIIVLKKGSKGSTLYTKDKKINIGIAIVKLLKGFGGGDAYMSAFLNSLLNDENNLKEALHNATCAASMVVSHLSSSEGLPTQENLEHFKTSAVMSSEASEMSWEIDE; encoded by the coding sequence ATGAGTTTAAAAATTAATAAAAATAAAAAAATTGATGTATCAGTAATTGGTAGAGTCACAATAGATTTTAATCCAACAGATTATTATAATACTTTAGATAAAAATAAAAACTTTAATATGTATCTTGGCGGAAGTGCTGGCAATATTGTTGTAGGACTTTTAAGATACAAACGAAATGTAAATTTTATTTCAAGAATTTCAAATGATCAATTTGGAACATTTATAAAAAATTATTATATAAATGAAGGATTAGATATTGGACAACTTCAAATTGATAATGAATTAAAAACAGGTTTAACTTTTACTGAAATGTTAAATGACAAACAATCAAACATTTTAATGTATAGAGAAGCTGTAGCAGATTTAAATATTCAATTTAATGAAATTAATTATGAAAACATAAGAGAAAGTAAACTAACTTTAATATCTGGAGTTTCACTTGCAAAAGACCCAGCAAGAAAATCTTGTTTAGAGGTTGCAAAAATTGCAAGCGACAATGATTCTGTAGTAGTATTTGATCTAGACTATAGACCTTATACTTGAAAAAACAGAGAAGAAATTCACAACACTTATAAAAAAGTTGCAAGAATTTCAAAAATTTTAATTGGTAGTGAGGAAGAATTTAATTTCCTTTTAGAACGAGATGCACAATCAGACAAAGATTATGAAAATTTATTTAGAGATCTATTCAAAAACAACAGTGCAGAAATAATAGTTCTTAAAAAAGGTTCAAAAGGTTCTACCTTATACACAAAAGACAAAAAAATTAATATAGGTATAGCGATTGTAAAATTATTGAAAGGATTTGGTGGGGGAGATGCTTACATGAGTGCCTTTCTAAATTCTTTACTTAATGATGAGAATAATTTAAAAGAAGCGTTGCATAATGCAACATGTGCTGCATCAATGGTTGTATCACACTTGAGTTCAAGTGAAGGATTACCAACACAAGAAAATTTAGAACATTTTAAAACATCTGCAGTTATGAGTAGTGAAGCTAGTGAAATGAGTTGAGAAATAGATGAGTAA
- a CDS encoding MurR/RpiR family transcriptional regulator — MKKDEMSMTKTEQYLYKRILEDKLTFSRYTLKEISENYFVSETVVLRLMNKLNFSSLKEMQAKLYSDYEMESLTNIEDNHLIDDVEEVINNTFAKSLYGLIMTRKKNNVDTFKTIREIFMTRKSIIFFGIGNSHSVAKMLSDSLRKIGFNSYIFGSTKEVLIFIEFCDPKDTIFVFYTNSGKTHEVVFLAKNVIKMNGEFILVTNENSDYHSNELSKARCVFEYAVSSKEHYAFPIVSAQFCQAIFNNIILNLLISSSDDFMNKLDEATKNLNSWNEKN; from the coding sequence ATAAAAAAGGATGAAATGAGTATGACAAAAACTGAACAATATTTATACAAAAGGATTTTAGAAGATAAATTAACCTTTTCTAGATATACTTTAAAAGAAATTTCTGAAAACTATTTTGTTTCAGAAACCGTTGTTTTAAGATTGATGAATAAATTGAATTTTAGTTCTTTGAAAGAAATGCAAGCCAAATTATATAGTGATTATGAAATGGAGAGCTTAACAAATATTGAAGATAACCACTTAATAGATGATGTTGAGGAAGTAATAAATAACACTTTTGCAAAATCTTTATATGGTTTGATAATGACAAGAAAGAAAAATAATGTAGATACCTTTAAAACTATTCGTGAAATTTTTATGACAAGAAAATCAATCATTTTTTTTGGCATTGGAAATTCACACAGTGTTGCCAAAATGTTATCAGATTCTTTGAGAAAAATAGGTTTTAATTCATATATATTTGGTAGTACAAAAGAAGTTTTAATTTTTATAGAATTTTGTGATCCTAAAGATACTATTTTTGTATTTTACACAAATTCAGGAAAAACGCATGAAGTTGTATTTTTAGCAAAAAATGTTATTAAAATGAATGGTGAATTTATTTTGGTTACAAACGAAAATTCAGATTATCATAGTAATGAATTATCAAAAGCAAGATGTGTTTTTGAATATGCTGTTTCAAGTAAAGAACATTATGCTTTTCCAATAGTTTCAGCTCAATTTTGCCAAGCTATTTTTAATAACATAATTCTTAATTTACTAATATCTTCATCAGATGATTTTATGAATAAGTTAGATGAAGCTACAAAAAATTTAAATAGTTGAAATGAAAAAAATTAG
- a CDS encoding YqeG family HAD IIIA-type phosphatase, which yields MANKKNNFLLLNYFKPSIYLESYKKINLESLKNSGIKLVMCDMDNTLISFNERIPNSDVINFVKSVYSHNMEFVLFSNNIRSRVENFAKKAGIKNYFWDCKKPLLGKMKLVKKLMPYKETEMVLIGDQLITDVLVANRSHIKSILVSPLGRNNGETKIVQFLERFILKRLAQKNILHEGFYNEGELGGKYEIL from the coding sequence GTGGCTAATAAGAAAAATAATTTTCTTTTACTAAACTATTTTAAGCCTTCAATCTATTTAGAAAGCTACAAGAAAATCAATTTAGAATCACTAAAGAATAGCGGTATTAAATTGGTTATGTGTGATATGGATAACACCTTAATTAGTTTCAATGAAAGAATACCAAATTCAGATGTTATAAATTTTGTTAAAAGCGTTTATTCCCATAATATGGAATTTGTTTTATTTTCAAACAATATTAGAAGTAGAGTTGAAAATTTTGCAAAAAAAGCGGGTATCAAAAACTACTTTTGAGACTGTAAAAAACCATTATTGGGAAAAATGAAATTAGTTAAAAAGTTAATGCCTTATAAGGAAACTGAAATGGTATTAATTGGAGACCAATTAATTACAGACGTATTAGTTGCAAATAGAAGTCACATTAAAAGCATTTTAGTTTCACCATTGGGGCGAAATAATGGTGAAACTAAAATAGTGCAATTTTTAGAAAGATTTATATTAAAAAGATTGGCACAAAAGAATATTTTACATGAAGGATTCTATAACGAAGGGGAATTAGGAGGTAAATATGAAATACTCTAG
- the yqeH gene encoding ribosome biogenesis GTPase YqeH, which translates to MKYSSENEKEIEQLEKKVEELEDKTLLAHINGVKPPKIKQKNKVTLTEAKPGIGNTTNVDSDGVKRCVGCGHEFQTEDKRKPGFVIDPQKQDYCLRCFRIKNYNSLVEQDINDQDFIKIIDDVNSTDKKIRYYYVVDIFDLPGSRLNWLEKLISKKEVVILINKVDLIPKAVSKAKIMRHVQKYFEDSPIKDAKILLTSSVKIDYVYALVNELKSVDYDQYIVGISNAGKSSLINACLKANQQIPSIVTSKYVNTTLDKIKINFTEKNYIFDTPGLVKHNHLAIATAPTYWDFFFFQKEVKQVTYQLLAGQTVFYGGLAWFSFEEGERFDPVKNKVMKTSFHFYVNKQMPLHRTKAEKVENYFRTHRHTLSPRLKDLESEFVTHTFEFNKAAPMDIHISGLGWINFKTFVGMKLSITVPKTEFGINVALLPAMI; encoded by the coding sequence ATGAAATACTCTAGTGAAAACGAAAAAGAAATAGAACAACTTGAAAAGAAAGTTGAAGAGTTAGAAGATAAAACTTTACTAGCTCATATAAACGGTGTTAAACCACCAAAAATTAAACAAAAAAACAAAGTTACTTTAACAGAAGCAAAACCAGGAATTGGTAATACAACTAATGTTGATAGTGATGGAGTTAAAAGATGTGTTGGATGTGGGCATGAATTCCAAACAGAAGACAAAAGAAAACCAGGATTTGTTATTGATCCTCAAAAACAAGATTATTGTTTAAGATGTTTTAGAATTAAAAACTACAACAGTTTAGTTGAACAAGACATCAATGACCAAGACTTTATCAAAATTATTGATGATGTAAACTCAACTGATAAAAAAATCAGATATTACTATGTTGTAGATATTTTTGACTTACCAGGAAGTAGACTTAATTGATTAGAAAAATTAATTTCTAAAAAAGAAGTTGTTATTTTAATTAATAAAGTTGACTTAATACCAAAAGCTGTAAGTAAAGCAAAAATTATGAGACATGTTCAAAAATACTTTGAAGATTCACCAATTAAAGATGCAAAAATCCTTTTAACTTCATCAGTTAAAATCGATTATGTATATGCTCTTGTAAATGAATTGAAATCAGTGGATTATGACCAATACATTGTAGGTATTTCAAATGCTGGAAAATCAAGTTTAATTAATGCTTGTTTAAAAGCAAATCAACAAATACCTTCAATCGTAACTTCAAAATACGTAAATACAACTTTAGATAAAATTAAAATTAATTTTACTGAAAAAAACTATATTTTTGACACACCAGGGTTAGTAAAACACAATCACTTAGCAATAGCTACAGCACCAACTTATTGAGATTTCTTCTTCTTCCAAAAAGAAGTAAAACAAGTAACTTACCAGTTACTTGCTGGTCAAACAGTATTTTATGGTGGACTTGCTTGATTCTCATTTGAAGAGGGTGAAAGATTTGATCCTGTAAAAAACAAAGTTATGAAAACAAGTTTCCATTTCTATGTAAACAAACAAATGCCTTTACACAGAACAAAAGCTGAAAAAGTTGAAAACTACTTTAGAACTCATAGACATACTTTATCTCCAAGATTAAAAGATCTTGAATCAGAGTTTGTAACACATACTTTTGAGTTTAATAAAGCAGCTCCTATGGATATTCATATTTCAGGGCTAGGTTGAATTAACTTTAAAACATTTGTAGGAATGAAATTATCAATTACTGTACCAAAAACTGAATTTGGAATTAACGTTGCATTATTACCTGCAATGATCTAG
- a CDS encoding ABC transporter permease subunit — protein MKNYNSSQDILKKQIQDKYIKEENVILSNLEEKTEKLYDSVFFIGRIRDIKLSKYNEKIDLIEADFLKSKNKLKFNLGVQKISKQEYDQKISNLENEFNTVKKEKEKILIDKKEKYKEKIENLIKEKSLANKEKIKELTLISEKKIEELKKYFSELEEKVIEKNIDKLAIIDEKKNTSLESKVQNYNKTKQLEILETQKENGLIDEDFYKVSKNKLSNQISTKREKIISKNTIFDLANYRIQIKMAKMFGYQTRKNVGNGLLNLLSKSKLIIIIMIFCVIVGFQNPFFFTQATWVNIIAQNVDLGCLALGMTIIILTGGIDLSVGSTMAIGGSIIAKFAINGTNMWISVVVTIIFSMFIGMISGLFVGYVKLQPFIITLVLMIGLRGFAYIYLENKTIILSDSALSILVSQKLFNLPIAVFVFFGLALVSYIIMRFYKYGRYIYSVGGNINAARLSGIKTREVLMSSYIFAGFCVSIGTILYMARTNIITPTTGNQWELNAICAVALGGTALTGGRGGIFQTLIGWLVLSILTTALIMVGISPNYQLVIKACVILLAVLSDKNINIVQKTKQYINQIRYSI, from the coding sequence ATGAAAAACTATAATTCAAGTCAGGATATATTAAAAAAGCAAATCCAAGATAAATACATTAAAGAAGAAAATGTAATTTTATCTAACCTTGAAGAAAAAACAGAAAAATTATATGATTCAGTTTTTTTCATAGGTAGAATAAGAGACATTAAACTAAGCAAATATAACGAAAAAATAGATTTAATAGAAGCTGATTTCTTAAAATCAAAAAATAAGTTGAAGTTTAATCTTGGAGTTCAAAAAATTTCAAAACAAGAATATGATCAAAAAATCTCTAATCTTGAAAATGAATTTAATACTGTTAAAAAAGAAAAAGAAAAAATTCTTATAGACAAAAAAGAAAAATATAAAGAAAAAATTGAAAATTTAATTAAAGAGAAATCTTTAGCTAATAAGGAAAAAATTAAAGAATTAACTTTAATTTCTGAAAAAAAAATTGAAGAATTAAAAAAATACTTTTCTGAATTAGAAGAAAAGGTTATTGAAAAAAATATTGATAAATTAGCTATTATTGACGAAAAGAAAAATACAAGTTTAGAATCTAAAGTTCAAAATTACAATAAGACAAAGCAACTAGAGATTTTAGAAACTCAAAAAGAAAATGGTTTAATTGATGAAGATTTTTATAAAGTTTCAAAAAATAAATTATCAAATCAAATTAGTACCAAAAGAGAAAAAATAATTTCAAAAAATACAATCTTTGATTTAGCAAATTATAGAATTCAAATTAAAATGGCTAAAATGTTTGGATATCAAACAAGAAAAAATGTAGGAAATGGTCTATTGAATTTGTTAAGTAAAAGTAAATTGATAATTATAATTATGATATTTTGTGTTATTGTTGGTTTTCAAAATCCATTCTTTTTCACACAAGCAACATGAGTTAATATTATTGCTCAAAACGTTGATCTAGGTTGTTTGGCCCTTGGTATGACAATAATTATTTTAACAGGTGGAATTGATCTGTCTGTAGGTTCAACAATGGCTATTGGGGGTTCAATAATTGCAAAATTTGCAATAAACGGTACAAATATGTGGATTTCTGTAGTGGTAACCATCATATTCTCAATGTTTATAGGGATGATTTCTGGTCTATTTGTAGGTTATGTTAAACTACAACCATTCATAATAACTTTGGTTTTAATGATTGGTTTAAGAGGATTTGCATACATATATTTAGAAAATAAAACAATTATACTAAGTGATTCTGCACTAAGTATATTGGTAAGTCAAAAATTATTTAACTTACCAATTGCTGTGTTTGTCTTCTTTGGGCTCGCGTTAGTATCCTATATAATAATGAGATTTTATAAATATGGTAGATACATTTATTCAGTTGGAGGAAACATTAATGCAGCGAGACTTTCTGGAATTAAAACCAGAGAAGTGTTAATGTCTTCATATATATTTGCAGGATTTTGTGTTTCAATCGGAACCATATTATATATGGCAAGAACAAACATAATAACTCCAACAACTGGAAATCAATGGGAGTTAAATGCTATTTGTGCTGTTGCTCTTGGTGGAACTGCTTTAACTGGTGGTAGAGGTGGAATTTTTCAAACATTGATTGGATGACTAGTTTTAAGTATTCTTACAACTGCACTAATCATGGTTGGAATTAGTCCAAACTATCAACTTGTTATTAAAGCATGTGTTATCTTATTAGCTGTACTATCAGATAAAAATATTAATATCGTTCAAAAAACAAAACAATATATAAATCAAATTAGATATTCTATTTAA
- a CDS encoding ROK family protein: protein MKLILSIELGVNSSKIALVNQYGDIQAKFFVEHDFEKGILENLYQKIVESLDTIGINYEDSVDKIGIASAGYVDHMVGIVRYAAALDWNNYYLKDKAESLFNKPILVLNDANAAALGEFWVGSAKQYDSIVFYTVDSGIGGALILDGKLMSGSRGFSGEFGHGGGVYQNKYKCKCGLLGCIEPISSGPGIARYFKDKFDENPGHPAANYFKDFETFTTKDIISVYEDNDKPVEILDILQEALEPLVMHMATMINALDPEAIIISGGLTNMGPLLTRIISKSIKKYIIEKFAQDIVVEIAELGNDAILIGSAYYALNDWKIF, encoded by the coding sequence ATGAAACTGATTTTATCTATTGAATTAGGTGTTAACTCATCTAAAATCGCATTGGTAAATCAATACGGAGATATCCAAGCAAAATTTTTTGTAGAACACGATTTTGAAAAAGGGATATTAGAAAATTTATATCAAAAAATAGTAGAAAGCTTAGATACAATTGGGATTAATTATGAAGATTCTGTTGATAAAATAGGGATTGCATCAGCTGGTTATGTTGACCATATGGTTGGAATTGTAAGATATGCAGCTGCATTAGATTGAAATAACTATTACTTAAAAGATAAAGCTGAAAGTTTATTTAATAAACCAATTTTAGTTTTAAATGATGCAAATGCAGCAGCATTAGGAGAATTTTGAGTTGGTTCTGCAAAACAATATGATTCAATAGTTTTCTATACTGTTGATAGCGGAATTGGGGGAGCTCTAATTCTTGATGGAAAATTAATGTCAGGTTCAAGAGGATTTAGTGGAGAATTTGGACATGGTGGTGGAGTATACCAAAACAAATACAAATGTAAATGTGGACTTTTAGGATGTATTGAACCAATTTCATCAGGTCCTGGAATTGCTCGCTACTTTAAAGATAAATTTGATGAAAATCCAGGTCATCCTGCAGCAAACTACTTTAAAGATTTTGAAACATTTACCACAAAAGATATTATCTCAGTTTATGAAGATAATGATAAACCTGTAGAAATCTTAGACATATTGCAAGAAGCTTTAGAACCATTAGTAATGCACATGGCAACAATGATAAATGCTCTTGACCCAGAAGCTATAATTATTTCTGGAGGTCTAACAAATATGGGACCACTTTTAACAAGAATTATTTCAAAAAGCATTAAAAAATATATAATTGAAAAATTTGCACAAGATATCGTTGTTGAAATTGCTGAATTAGGAAATGATGCAATTTTAATCGGATCTGCATATTACGCATTAAATGATTGAAAAATCTTCTAG
- a CDS encoding DUF896 domain-containing protein, whose protein sequence is MEKLIKRINELAAIKKERELTDSEKKEQAKLRAEYIKNFKKGFEEQLASIKVVDSEGNDVTPEKLKEKQKEGQK, encoded by the coding sequence ATGGAAAAATTAATTAAAAGAATTAATGAATTGGCAGCTATCAAAAAAGAACGTGAACTGACAGATTCAGAAAAAAAAGAGCAAGCAAAATTAAGAGCAGAATACATTAAAAACTTTAAAAAAGGATTTGAAGAACAATTAGCTTCAATTAAAGTTGTTGATAGTGAGGGAAATGACGTAACTCCAGAAAAACTTAAAGAAAAACAAAAAGAGGGACAAAAATAA